Proteins from a single region of Apium graveolens cultivar Ventura chromosome 7, ASM990537v1, whole genome shotgun sequence:
- the LOC141671718 gene encoding TPR repeat-containing thioredoxin TDX, whose amino-acid sequence MENSKVAELKLLVEQLKLNPSLLQNPDLSFFQHYLHSMGATFPAASNSGDDDIVESDIELDDADVVEPDSDPPQKMGDASIEVTEENLDAAQALKAKAMDALEKGTLNEAIDYLTEAITLNPRSAILYATRASIFVRIEKPNAAIRDANAALQVNPDSAKGHKIRGLAKAMLGSWEEAAHDLHFASRLDYDEEISSALKKVEPNLKKIEEHRRKYERLRKEKEIKKVEQDRQRRQAAQEAKSASAFKDGQVIRIHSTGELETISSAASKASRLLVIYFTATWCGPCGYLSPTYANMAGKYQKVCFLKVDIDEAEAVARVWNVSSVPTIFFIKNGKEVDKVVGADKNALENKIIQHAG is encoded by the exons ATGGAAAATAGTAAAGTTGCAGAGCTGAAGCTGTTGGTAGAGCAGTTGAAACTCAATCCTTCGCTTCTGCAAAACCCCGACCTTTCCTTTTTCCAACACTACTTGCacag CATGGGAGCCACTTTTCCAGCAGCTTCAAATTC AGGGGATGATGATATTGTAGAATCTGATATCGAGTTGGATGATGCTGATGTTGTTGAACCTGACAGTGATCCTCCACAAAAG ATGGGGGATGCTTCAATTGAAGTAACTGAAGAAAATCTGGACGCTGCACAGGCTTTGAAAGCAAAAGCTATGGATGCATTAGAGAAAG GTACACTGAATGAAGCCATAGATTACCTAACTGAAGCTATTACTTTGAATCCACGTTCTGCAATACTATATGCTACCAGAG CTAGTATCTTTGTCAGAATAGAGAAACCAAATGCAGCTATTCGCGATGCCAATGCAGCATTGCAG GTCAACCCTGACTCTGCTAAAGGGCATAAAATAAGAGGATTGGCAAAAGCCATGCTGGGCTCTTGGGAAGAGGCGGCACATGATTTGCATTTTGCTTCAAGATTAGATTATGATGAGGAGATCAGCTCAGCACTTAAAAAG GTTGAACCTAATCTGAAGAAAATCGAAGAGCATCGTCGTAAGTATGAACGCCTGAGAAAGGAGAAGGAGATTAAAAAAGTTGAGCAAGATAGGCAAAGGCGGCAAGCTGCCCAG GAAGCAAAATCTGCCTCTGCTTTTAAGGATG GGCAAGTTATTAGAATTCATTCTACTGGCGAGCTAGAGACTATATCAAGTGCTGCTTCCAAAGCATCCCGTTTGCTGGTTATATACTTCACTGCAACATGGTGTGGACCCTGTGGTTACCTTTCTCCCACATATGCAAACATGGCCGGGAAATACCAGAAAGTTTGTTTTTTGAAAGTGGACATTGATGAGGCTGAAGCTGTGGCTAGAGTTTGGAATGTTAGCAGTGTTCCTACCATATTCTTCATTAAGAACGGGAAAGAGGTTGACAAAGTTGTAGGAGCCGACAAAAATGCACTTGAAAATAAAATTATCCAGCATGCAGGGTAG